In Eschrichtius robustus isolate mEscRob2 chromosome 2, mEscRob2.pri, whole genome shotgun sequence, a single window of DNA contains:
- the THOC3 gene encoding THO complex subunit 3, with amino-acid sequence MAIPAASMGPSALGQSGPGSMAPWCSVTSGPTRYVLGMQELFRGHSKTREFPAHSAKVHSVAWSCDGRRLASGSFDKTASVFLLEKDRLVKENNYRGHGDSVDQLCWHPSNPDLFVTASGDKTIRIWDVRTTKCIATVNTKGENINICWSPDGQTIAVGNKDDVVTFIDAKTHRSKAEEQFKFEVNEISWNNDNNMFFLTNGNGCINILSYPELKPVQSINAHPSNCICIKFDPMGKYFATGSADALVSLWDVDELVCVRCFSRLDWPVRTLSFSHDGKMLASASEDHFIDIAEVETGDKMWEVQCESPTFTVAWHPKRPLLAFACDDKDGKYDSSREAGTVKLFGLPNDS; translated from the exons ATGGCGATCCCCGCGGCGTCCATGGGGCCCTCGGCGCTGGGCCAGAGCGGTCCTGGTTCGATGGCTCCCTGGTGCTCAGTGACCAGCGGCCCGACGCGCTACGTGCTCGGGATGCAGGAGCTGTTCCGCGGCCACAGCAAGACGCGCGAGTTCCCGGCGCACAGCGCCAAGGTGCACTCGGTGGCCTGGAGCTGCGACGGGCGTCGCCTGGCCTCGGGGTCCTTCGACAAGACGGCCAGCGTCTTCCTGCTGGAGAAGGACCGGTTG GTCAAAGAGAACAATTACCGGGGACATGGGGATAGTGTGGACCAGCTCTGTTGGCATCCAAGTAATCCTGATCTCTTTGTCACTGCATCTGGAGACAAAACCATTCGCATCTGGGATGTGAGGACTACAAaatgcattgccactgtgaacACTAAAG GGGAGAACATCAATATCTGCTGGAGTCCCGATGGGCAGACCATTGCTGTAGGCAACAAGGATGATGTGGTGACGTTCATTGATGCCAAGACACACCGTTCCAAAGCGGAGGAGCAGTTCAAATTTGAGGTCAATGAAATCTCCTGGAACAATGACAATAACATGTTCTTCCTGACAAATGGCAATGGTTGTATCAACATACTCAG CTACCCAGAGCTGAAGCCTGTGCAGTCTATCAACGCCCATCCATCCAACTGCATCTGTATCAAGTTTGACCCCATGGGGAAGTATTTTGCTACAGGAAGCGCAGATGCTTTGGTCAGCCTCTGGGATGTAGATGAGTTAGTGTGTGTTCGGTGCTTTTCCAG GCTGGATTGGCCTGTGAGGACCCTCAGTTTTAGCCATGATGGGAAAATGCTGGCATCTGCATCGGAAGATCATTTCATTGACATTGCTGAAGTAGAGACAG GAGACAAGATGTGGGAGGTACAGTGTGAGTCCCCCACCTTCACCGTGGCTTGGCACCCCAAAAGGCCTCTGCTGGCATTTGCCTGTGATGACAAAGATGGCAAATATGACAGCAGTCGGGAAGCTGGAACTGTGAAACTTTTTGGGCTTCCTAATGATTCCTGA